A genomic stretch from Scheffersomyces stipitis CBS 6054 chromosome 6, complete sequence includes:
- the OCA3 gene encoding 3-oxoacid CoA-transferase Succinyl-CoA:alpha-ketoacid-CoA transferase (go_function CoA-transferase activity~go_process metabolism): MLFRSVIRTTVSYEVVVVRHLATARSKVVQTTDEALEGIESNITLLSGGFGLSGVPDTIINALKEKSHIQNITAVSNNAGLDGRGLSQLLVTGQITKMISSYIGGNRTFEKMYLTGKIDLELTPQGNLAERVRAGAAGIPAFYSPTGVGTWLEEGKLPVRYDETGTKVLKSSVPREVREFNGKKYLLEPAIVGDVAFVKAYKADTLGNCWFRGASRNFNSVMGRNAKLTIVEAENIVEPGEITPEDVHLPSIYVDRVIQSSTPKEIEIHKYSEEQTTENASSEVSEAELKRQKIVKRAAQEFQDGSFANLGIGMPTLAPNFLPDTINVTLQSENGILGLGPYPKKGEEDPDMINAGKETVTLAPGASLFGSEESFGMIRGGKIDLTILGGLQVSAKGDLANWGLPGRVKGMGGAMDLVSNPKATRVVVVMEHVDKKGRAKILNECKFPLTGKECVSRIITDLAVFDVVDGKLVLIEIDPSSSVEEVKSKTEAEFEVSPNLKSIEI; the protein is encoded by the coding sequence ATGTTATTCAGATCGGTCATACGGACTACTGTCAGCTACGAAGTTGTCGTAGTCAGACATTTGGCTACTGCTAGATCGAAAGTGGTTCAAACTACAGACGAAGCTCTTGAAGGTATCGAGTCCAATATCACCTTATTGTCTGGAGGCTTTGGGTTGAGTGGAGTACCAGACACAATTATCAATGccttgaaagaaaaatcaCATATTCAGAATATCACTGCGGTTTCGAACAATGCTGGGTTGGATGGAAGAGGCCTTTCCCAGTTGCTTGTCACAGGACAAATCACCAAGATGATTTCATCCTACATTGGTGGAAACAGAACATTTGAGAAGATGTATTTGACTGGAAAAATCGATCTTGAATTGACTCCACAAGGTAACCTTGCAGAACGAGTCAGAGCTGGTGCTGCAGGGATTCCAGCCTTCTACTCGCCTACTGGTGTGGGAACTTGgttggaagaaggaaagTTACCTGTCAGATACGATGAAACAGGGACGAAGGTACTCAAGTCGAGTGTTCCCAGAGAGGTTAGAGAATTTAATGGTAAAAAGTACTTATTGGAGCCAGCtattgttggtgatgtagCTTTTGTCAAAGCATACAAGGCAGACACTTTAGGGAACTGCTGGTTCAGAGGAGCCTCGAGAAATTTCAACTCGGTCATGGGCAGAAATGCCAAGTTGACTATTGTTGAAGCAGAAAATATTGTCGAACCAGGCGAAATTACTCCTGAAGACGTCCATTTACCATCTATTTACGTTGATAGAGTCATACAATCTTCTACACctaaagaaattgagattCACAAATATTCTGAAGAGCAAACTACAGAGAATGcttcttcagaagtttcagaagcagaattgaaaagacaGAAGATCGTCAAGAGAGCTGCTCAAGAATTCCAAGATGGTTCCTTTGCGAATTTGGGAATCGGTATGCCCACATTAGCCCCCAACTTCTTGCCTGACACTATTAATGTCACCTTGCAGTCAGAAAATGGGATCCTTGGTTTGGGGCCTTACCCCAAGAAAGGCGAGGAGGACCCAGATATGATCAACGCAGGTAAGGAAACGGTGACACTTGCTCCCGGTGCTTCACTCTTCGGCTCCGAAGAATCGTTTGGGATGATAAGAGGAGGAAAGATCGATTTGACGATCCTTGGTGGCTTACAGGTGTCAGCCAAGGGAGACTTGGCCAACTGGGGTTTACCAGGCAGAGTTAAGGGTATGGGAGGTGCCATGGATTTAGTGAGCAACCCCAAGGCTACAAGAGTAGTGGTTGTCATGGAACATGTAGATAAGAAGGGTAGGGCCAAGATATTAAACGAGTGTAAATTCCCATTGACTGGTAAGGAATGTGTTTCCAGAATCATCACCGACTTAGCCGTTTTCGATGTGGTTGATGGAAAATTGGTGTTGATAGAAATAGACCCCTCCTCCAGCGTCGAGGAAGTTAAGAGCAAAACTGAAGCGGAGTTCGAGGTGTCTCCAAATTTGAAGTCCATCGAAATCTGA
- the HQD1 gene encoding 6-chlorohydroxyquinol-1,2-dioxygenase (go_process catechol metabolism), whose amino-acid sequence MPSQKLKIVDMSDETITQNTIAINSQHNNARFKFILNSLVQHLHDFARETRLTTKEWEAGIEFLTQTGKMSSDIRQEFVLLSDIMGFSVLVDSISHPKPEEATIGTLLGPFHTHDAEEHESGTSITSADKGEPLLIEGKLTDIRGNPIEGATIDLWHCDKDGFYDTQYIDRSGPDMRGIYKSKADGSFVIKATKPVPYPIPHDGPVGKLLQKLERHPYRPAHIHFIIEKEGYDSLVTALYHRGDPYETSDAVFGVKTPLLFELDRIGKDRAEKYGMKQDDWLLQWHFKIITAAESKKLVEEKNTEALKKVNVRFTINEDGLPEAAPLD is encoded by the coding sequence ATGCCCTctcagaagttgaaaattgtagatatgAGTGATGAAACCATCACCCAGAACACCATAGCCATCAATTCTCAACATAACAATGCCAGATTCAAGTTTATATTGAACAGCCTTGTCCAACACCTCCACGACTTTGCCAGAGAAACGAGATTGACTACTAAAGAATGGGAAGCTGGAATCGAGTTCTTGACTCAGACTGGGAAAATGTCTTCCGATATAAGACAAGAGTTTGTTCTCCTTTCTGATATTATGGGGTTTTCTGTGTTAGTAGATAGCATCTCCCATCCAAAGCCAGAGGAAGCAACAATTGGTACTTTGCTTGGGCCCTTCCACACCCACGATGCTGAAGAACATGAAAGTGGAACTTCCATCACTTCCGCAGATAAAGGTGAACCACTTTTAATAGAGGGAAAACTAACTGACATTCGCGGTAACCCTATTGAAGGTGCCACTATTGACTTGTGGCACTGTGACAAAGATGGTTTCTATGATACTCAGTACATTGATAGAAGTGGCCCAGATATGAGAGGAATATACAAGTCGAAAGCTGATGGATCATTCGTGATTAAGGCTACCAAACCTGTACCATATCCAATTCCCCATGATGGACCTGTAGGAAAGTTACTCCAGAAGCTTGAGCGTCATCCTTATAGACCAGCACATATTCATTTCattattgaaaaggaagGATACGATAGTTTGGTGACAGCATTGTATCACAGGGGTGATCCCTATGAGACTTCTGATGCTGTCTTTGGAGTCAAGACTCCTCTACTTTTTGAGTTGGACAGAATTGGAAAGGACAGAGCAGAAAAATACGGGATGAAACAAGACGACTGGCTCTTACAATGGCATTTCAAAATCATTACTGCCGCAGAATCCAAAAAGTTAgtagaagagaaaaataCAGAAGCCTTAAAGAAGGTGAATGTCAGATTTACCATCAACGAAGATGGACTTCCAGAGGCTGCACCATTGGACTGA
- the DQD1 gene encoding 3-dehydroquinate dehydratase 1 (3-dehydroquinase 1) (Type II DHQase 1) (go_function 3-dehydroquinate dehydratase activity~go_process aromatic amino acid family biosynthesis) translates to MVKKVLLINGPNLNLLGTREPEKYGTTSLKDIEQAAQNQATAKQDGSEVLVYQNNTEGFIIDRIHLAKQEGVGFIIINAGAYTHTSVGIRDALLGTAIPFIEVHITNVHQREPFRHQSYLSDKAVAVICGLGVYGYTASVEYALNY, encoded by the coding sequence ATGGTTAAGAAAgtgttgttgatcaacggccccaacttgaacttgttgggAACCAGAGAGCCTGAAAAATATGGAACGACCTCATTGaaagatattgaacagGCGGCTCAGAACCAGGCTACTGCCAAACAAGATGGCTCTGAAGTGTTGGTTTACCAGAACAACACCGAAGGTTTCATTATCGATCGTATCCACCTCGCCAAGCAAGAGGGTGTAGGATTCATAATAATAAATGCTGGAGCTTATACTCACACGTCAGTGGGTATAAGGGATGCCCTTTTGGGAACAGCCATTCCATTTATCGAAGTGCACATTACTAATGTCCACCAGAGAGAACCATTCAGACACCAGTCTTACTTGAGCGACAAGGCAGTAGCAGTAATTTGCGGATTGGGTGTCTACGGCTACACTGCTTCCGTAGAGTACGCCTTGAACTACTAG
- the YWR1 gene encoding flavo protein oxygenase (putative flavoprotein oxygenase) — MSAPNSKTAERPGLEAQIQRNPHPDFRKVERERPPFESDISWKYTQIPKTDWKIGDGANDTEWKKHKKIQIDPYGDSRKPVDNYKTLISAVTPRPIGFVSTVNRKGERNLAPFSYFSVVNHDPPLFTIGFSGGLDNPKDSAKNVIETGELTINIISEWFIEAANFCSTNSPFGVDEWKLSGLTPAESTIVKPPHVAESAFSIEAKLVTHHEWKSKLDPNKSTGTLVIVEGVNFHVREDVINDDLNIIDIAKLKPVSRLGGITYGRSITGYESLRPDYEKDVVNVNKI, encoded by the coding sequence ATGTCGGCTCCCAACAGTAAGACAGCCGAGAGACCTGGTTTGGAGGCACAGATCCAGAGAAACCCTCATCCGGACTTCCGCAAGGTTGAAAGGGAAAGACCTCCATTTGAATCCGATATCTCGTGGAAATACACCCAAATTCCCAAGACGGACTGGAAAATCGGTGATGGGGCCAATGACACCGAGTGGAAAAAGCATAAAAAGATCCAGATTGATCCTTATGGAGACCTGAGAAAACCTGTGGATAACTACAAGACGCTAATCAGTGCTGTAACACCAAGACCAATTGGGTTTGTTTCCACTGTTAATCGCAAAGGCGAGAGAAACTTGGCTCCATTCTCGTATTTCTCAGTGGTTAATCACGATCCTCCACTTTTCACGATTGGCTTTTCTGGAGGCTTGGATAACCCCAAGGATTCAGCCAAAAACGTCATTGAGACTGGTGAATTGACCATCAACATCATCAGTGAATGGTTTATAGAAGCTGCCAACTTCTGCTCCACTAACTCTCCGTTTGGAGTAGACGAATGGAAGTTGTCAGGTTTGACTCCTGCAGAGTCCACTATTGTAAAGCCTCCTCATGTTGCCGAATCTGCCTTTTCTATAGaagccaagttggtcaCCCACCACGAATGGAAATCCAAACTTGACCCTAACAAGTCTACTGGTACCTTGGTTATTGTGGAAGGTGTCAACTTCCATGTTAGAGAGGATGTCATCAACGACGACTTGAACATCATCGACATCGCCAAATTGAAACCCGTTTCGAGATTAGGAGGAATCACCTACGGTAGATCCATTACTGGGTATGAGAGCTTGAGACCAGATTACGAAAAGGATGTTGTTAATGTGAACAAAATTTAG
- the RPA12 gene encoding DNA-directed RNA polymerase I subunit A12 (RPA12) (go_function DNA binding; transcription factor activity; DNA-directed RNA polymerase activity~go_process RNA elongation; regulation of transcription, DNA-dependent; transcription): MSVVGSLIFCTFCGNLLDATSSTNEIKCGLCSAGYPKSKFANLKVVTTSSEDAFPSVLKMNRSVVKTSLKKDELDDGATIKEKCPKCGNEEMQYHTLQLRSADEGATVFYTCTSCGYRFRTNN; this comes from the coding sequence ATGTCAGTTGTCGGCTCGCTAATATTCTGTACCTTCTGTGGTAATCTTTTGGACGCTACCAGCAGCACCAACGAAATAAAATGCGGTTTGTGTTCTGCTGGATATCCTAAATCTAAAtttgccaacttgaaaGTTGTAACGACTTCGTCAGAGGACGCCTTTCCTTCCGTTTTAAAGATGAACAGATCCGTAGTGAagacttctttgaagaaggatgAATTGGACGACGGTGCCACCATCAAGGAAAAATGTCCTAAGTGTGGAAACGAAGAAATGCAATATCATACATTACAGTTGAGATCTGCTGATGAAGGTGCTACTGTCTTTTACACATGTACCTCATGTGGGTACCGTTTCAGAACCAACAACTGA
- the PPL1 gene encoding phycocyanin alpha-subunit phycocyanobilin lyase: protein MTTEIDIDSASLEQLRDVLVNKSGDIKLANRFRALFNLKCIGAESQVPEDVSKALKYIAECFQDDSELLKHEVAYVLGQTKKLEAAPYLRDVLKNDQQQCMVRHEAAEALGAIGDVESLELLQDYFKNDPLIEIRQTCELAIERIKWEQSEASKTEKLETSAYTSIDPAPPMATDVESKVEKLQQILNDQDTPLFERYRAMFRLRDLGTDEACLALASGFADESALFKHEIAYVFGQLCNPVTVPSLIKVLKDESEAGMVRHEAAEALGSIATDECLPVLESFLNDKETVVRESAVVALDMYEYENSTEMEYATIKSN, encoded by the coding sequence ATGACTACTGAAATCGATATCGACTCTGCTTCCTTGGAGCAGTTGAGGGATGTGCTTGTGAACAAATCTGGGGACATCAAGTTAGCTAACAGATTCAGAGCTCTATTCAACTTGAAATGTATTGGAGCTGAATCTCAAGTCCCTGAGGATGTCTCCAAGGCTCTTAAGTACATTGCAGAATGCTTCCAAGACGACTCTGAGTTGTTAAAACATGAGGTCGCCTACGTTTTAGGTCAAACTAAGAAGCTTGAAGCTGCTCCATACTTGAGGGATGTGCTCAAGAACGACCAACAGCAATGTATGGTTAGACATGAAGCTGCCGAAGCTTTGGGTGCTATTGGAGATGTAGAATCCTTAGAATTATTGCAAGACTACTTTAAGAACGATCCTTTGATTGAAATTAGACAGACCTGTGAGTTGGCCatagaaagaataaaatGGGAACAGTCCGAGGCTTCCAAGAccgaaaagttggaaacttcTGCTTATACCTCCATTGACCCAGCCCCTCCAATGGCTACCGATGTGGAATCCAAAGTGGAAAAATTACAGCAAATCTTAAACGACCAGGATACTCCATTATTTGAGAGATACAGAGCAATGTTCAGATTGAGAGACTTGGGAACTGATGAAGCCTGCTTGGCTCTTGCTTCGGGGTTTGCTGATGAATCTGCATTGTTTAAGCATGAAATTGCTTACGTCTTTGGTCAGTTGTGTAACCCTGTAACTGTTCCATCATTGATCAAAGTATTGAAAGACGAATCGGAAGCTGGTATGGTTAGACACGAAGCAGCTGAGGCTTTGGGTTCCATTGCTACAGATGAATGTTTGCCAGTTTTGGAGTCTTTCCTCAACGACAAGGAAACAGTAGTTAGAGAGTCGGCTGTGGTTGCATTGGACATGTACGAGTACGAGAACTCGACCGAGATGGAATATGCCACCATCAAAAGCAATTAG
- the CCT5 gene encoding T-complex protein 1, epsilon subunit (T-complex protein 1, epsilon subunit (TCP-1-epsilon) (CCT-epsilon)) — protein sequence MAAPAGLPDMSNAIMAQDEMGRPFIIVRDQGKKQRKHGLEATKSHILAARSVASIVKTSLGPRGLDKILISQDGDITITNDGATILSQMDLDNEIAKLLVELSKSQDDEIGDGTTGVVVLAGALLDQALELIEKGIHPIKVANGFDEACKIAVQQLDDVADDINISTESSDSNLLKAAKTSLGSKIVSKSHDHFAQMAVDAVLAVADFERKDVDFELIKIEKKVGGSIEDSSLIRGVLLDKDFSHPQMPKHVEDCRIAILTCPFEPPKPKTKHKLDISTVEEFKVLQEYEQKKFQEMIDQVKESGANVVACQWGFDDEANHLLLANGLNAIRWIGGSELELLAIATNGRIVPRFEDLTAEKLGRAGTIKELEFGTTRDRMLVIEDCSNTKAVTCFIRGSNEMIAAEGVRALHDSICVVRNLVRDSRVVYGGGASELTCSIAVSEAADKQKGIDQYAFRAFAAALDTIPMTLAENSGLDPIETLSSLKAKQAIEKSSYLGVDCLGKGTNDMKELFVVDPLIGKKQQLLLATQLTRMILKINDVIISGKDEY from the coding sequence ATGGCTGCACCCGCTGGATTGCCGGACATGTCCAACGCCATTATGGCGCAAGACGAAATGGGAAGACCTTTCATTATTGTCAGAGATCAAGGCAAAAAGCAGAGAAAGCATGGGCTTGAAGCTACAAAATCGCATATTTTAGCTGCCAGATCTGTAGCCTCCATTGTGAAAACTTCGCTTGGGCCCCGTGGATTGGACAAGATCTTAATTTCGCAAGATGGAGATATCACCATCACCAACGATGGAGCCACTATCTTGTCGCAAATGGATTTGGACAATGAGATTGCTAAGcttcttgtagaattgCTGAAGTCACAAGATGACGAAATTGGTGATGGGACCACTGGTGTTGTCGTTTTGGCTGGTGCTCTTTTGGACCAAGCGCTTGAGTTGATCGAGAAGGGTATCCATCCCATAAAAGTGGCTAATGGCTTTGACGAAGCTTGTAAGATTGCTGTTCAACAGTTGGACGATGTTGCAGACGACATAAACATCAGCACCGAATCGTCAGACTCCAACCTTTTGAAAGCAGCCAAGACATCCTTAGGCTCCAAAATCGTTTCTAAGTCCCATGATCATTTTGCCCAGATGGCTGTAGACGCTGTTTTGGCAGTGGCTGACTTCGAAAGAAAAGATGTTGATTTcgaattgatcaagattGAGAAGAAGGTTGGTGGTTCCATTGAGGACTCGAGTTTGATCCGTGGAGTTTTACTCGACAAGGACTTCTCCCATCCCCAAATGCCTAAACACGTAGAAGACTGTAGAATTGCCATTTTGACATGTCCATTTGAACCTCCTAAGCCTAAGACCAAGCACAAGTTGGACATTTCCACtgttgaagagttcaaggTGTTGCAAGAATACGAGCAAAAGAAATTCCAGGAGATGATCGACCAGGTCAAGGAATCTGGTGCCAATGTTGTCGCATGTCAGTGGGGTTTCGACGATGAAGCTAACCACTTGCTTTTAGCCAATGGACTCAATGCCATCAGATGGATCGGAGGTTCagagttggagttgttaGCCATCGCTACCAATGGCCGTATTGTGCCCAGATTCGAAGATTTGACAGCAGAAAAGCTCGGTAGGGCTGGAACcatcaaggaattggaatttgGTACAACCAGAGACCGCATGTTGGTGATTGAAGATTGTTCCAATACAAAAGCTGTAACCTGTTTCATCAGAGGCTCCAACGAGATGATAGCGGCTGAAGGAGTGAGAGCCTTGCACGACTCTATCTGTGTGGTGCGTAATTTGGTCAGAGACAGCCGTGTCGTCTACGGTGGTGGTGCTTCGGAGTTGACCTGTTCGATAGCTGTGTCTGAAGCTGCTGACAAGCAAAAAGGTATAGATCAATATGCATTCAGAGCATTCGCCGCTGCCTTGGATACTATTCCTATGACATTGGCTGAGAATTCAGGCTTGGACCCTATTGAAACGTTGTCAAGCTTGAAGGCTAAACAGGCTATCGAGAAGTCCAGTTATTTGGGTGTCGACTGTCTCGGAAAGGGCACTAACGATATGAAGGAGTTGTTTGTCGTTGATCCTTTGATCGGCAAGAAACagcaattgttgttggccaCGCAGTTGACGAGaatgatcttgaagatcaatGATGTTATCATCAGCGGCAAGGATGAGTACTGA
- the ARP3 gene encoding actin-related protein (actin-related protein3~go_component actin cytoskeleton~go_function structural constituent of cytoskeleton), with amino-acid sequence MSSMGTPAVVMDNGTGLTKLGFAGNDSPSFVFPTAIATSSASSKGGRNARNAGNVASKRGLEDLDFFIGDEALEAANGPNYGLSYPIKHGQIEDWDHMERFWESSIFKYLRCEPEDHYFLLTEPPLNPPENRESTAEIMFESFNCAGLYIAVQAVLALAASWTSPKVQDRSLSGTVIDSGDGVTHVIPVAEGYVIGTAIKNIPLAGRDITLFIQQLLRDRGEVDTSLQTAEKIKQQFCYVCPDVVQEFNKFDQYPQEKFAQYIVEYTERKATVDVGYERFLAPEIFFNPEICSSDYLTPLPTVVDQVIQSSPIDVRKKLYKNIVLSGGSTMFKDFGKRLQRDLKGIVNERVHRSEQLSGVQSSGVDVQVISHKKQRYAVWFGGSLLAQTAEFKSYCYTKSEYDEYGPGIVRNFSLFSVP; translated from the coding sequence ATGTCGTCAATGGGAACACCCGCTGTTGTCATGGACAATGGTACCGGGCTTACCAAGTTAGGTTTTGCCGGAAACGATTCGCCATCGTTTGTGTTTCCTACAGCTATTGCCACGTCGtcagcttcttccaaaggTGGTAGAAACGCCAGAAATGCTGGAAATGTCGCTTCGAAACGAGGtttggaagacttggacttcttcattggcGATGAGGCACTTGAAGCTGCCAACGGACCCAACTACGGCTTGCTGTACCCAATCAAACACGGTCAGATCGAAGACTGGGACCACATGGAAAGATTTTGGGAAAGctccattttcaaataCTTGAGATGTGAACCAGAGGATCActacttcttgttgactgAACCTCCTTTAAATCCACCAGAAAACAGAGAAAGTACAGCAGAAATCATGTTTGAGTCTTTCAACTGTGCTGGTTTGTATATCGCTGTTCAAGCCGTGTTGGCTTTAGCAGCTTCGTGGACTTCTCCTAAAGTTCAGGACAGATCGTTAAGTGGTACTGTCATCGATTCTGGAGATGGTGTGACTCACGTAATTCCAGTGGCTGAAGGTTATGTCATTGGCACAGCCATCAAAAACATCCCTTTGGCTGGTAGAGACATCACTTTGTTCATCCAACAGTTGTTGAGAGACCGTGGAGAAGTGGACACCTCATTACAGACGGCCGAAAAGATCAAGCAGCAGTTCTGTTACGTATGTCCTGACGTTGTTCAggaattcaacaaatttgACCAGTATCCGCAAGAAAAGTTTGCCCAATACATAGTCGAATATACCGAGAGAAAGGCTACTGTTGACGTTGGATATGAAAGATTCTTGGCTCcagaaatcttcttcaacccTGAGATCTGCTCATCAGACTACTTGACACCTTTGCCTACTGTTGTAGACCAGGTTATCCAATCATCTCCTATTGATGTGCGTAAAAAGTTATACAAGAACATTGTGTTGTCTGGAGGTTCAACAATGTTCAAGGACTTTGGAAAGAGATTGCAGAGAGACTTGAAGGGCATTGTCAACGAAAGAGTTCACAGAAGTGAGCAATTGAGTGGTGTACAGAGCAGCGGTGTTGATGTGCAAGTGATTTCTCACAAGAAGCAGCGTTATGCTGTGTGGTTCGGAGGTTCATTGTTGGCCCAGACGGCCGAGTTCAAGAGCTACTGCTACACCAAGAGCGAATATGATGAATACGGACCAGGTATCGTGAGAAACTTCTCCTTGTTCTCTGTGCCATAG